From Cucumis melo cultivar AY chromosome 3, USDA_Cmelo_AY_1.0, whole genome shotgun sequence:
TCATTTCATCACCTCCTCGCACCTCCCGGAGTTCAAGGGCCTGTTGCCTCGACAACAGAGTATAAACATGAAGCTGTTGCTGTTGACTAAAGTGTGATTGAAGTTGTTGGAAAAGCAACTTATTTGTGTGCCGTTGATCTGAGTTTGGACCTTCGTGATTCTTCTTTTGAGGATCATTAAATGTCACCCTCAGAATGACTGTTGACTTAGGGTCAGCATTCTTTCGACCAAAAATTACAGAGAAGCTACCAAATTCTAAATCTGGCTCTCGGAATAGATCTGCAAGAAGACAGGCACAAGAGTGTGCGTTTTTGGAAGGGCCTCTATCAATCTTCAGCTTCAAAGCTCGAGCATTGGCATAGTTCGCCATATTGGCTGCTTCTCTGAGCCCACTGAGAAAAGCTCCGTGCATCGTTGCTGGATATCGCCTCGTAGTTGCCTCACCAGCAAAGAAGAGTCTTCCATCTCCCACATTTTCTGCTAGAATGTCATAGTCATCACCTGATGCGCCCACTGCAACATTTGAGTAAGAGCCCAGACTAAATGGATCACTAGCCCATCTAGTACAGACTGTCTGAATAGGCTCTGGAACCTCAATTCCTTGGGGTTCATAGATACCTGCATCTCTTTATGTTGAGAATCTTTTAAAACCACAAAATTAACTAGAGCAATCATTTCAAAGATATATTAAAAAACATTTCAGTAGGAAAATACAATGAAGACAAATAACAACACTCAAAACATTAAAAGGgtaagaaaataacaaaaagttaGGGTTCTCCTGATCTGACTTTTCTATTATAGGAGTTACGTAATGGGATATCTTAATTTCTTCTAAAAAGTTTCTTTTCGATGAAtcattccttttttctaaaaaaaaatctcacttttccacaaaaaaaaaaaaaaaagaaatgaaaaagaacGAAAAATCTATTGAGGCTATAAAAGAAGACCCGGTGAGAGAATATAAATTTCAATCATGGATTTCAAAGATTTGCCCTTAGTCTTAAGAAATCTAAAATGTAACCAAGTAATGGTTAATAAAATTCTCGAGCAAAAAATGGTAGACAAACTAACTTTGTGCGAAAATTTCAAGTTCAGAGATTCCCTACAGAAAAAAATGGCATGAGCATAAATTATTACCCTTAAGAATCTCAATAACTCGGGTCACGGCATCTGTAGGGGGCATGCTCTCAAACTTATGTGCAGCTTCACCGGCAACCAAGGCTATCAACAGGGGACCACCTGCAACAGTTGCATAGTTGTAAAATAGAAAGAACTCTCCTCGACGACTTGGATCATCAGACAGGTGCCCAAAGGTATCAAGATCCATTTCCCAAAACACACGAGGAAAAAGCATTGCAACCTTATTCAACAGTCCAAAACCAAGCCTCTTTATGCCATCCAGCTTTCTCTGAGGCAATTCTGGAATAAACTTAATAGAGCCACTCTTCAAAACGCCAAGAGGTACAGTGCACAATGCCATATCACCTTCAAAGACCTGATTTCCAGCAATAACCTGCACGCCATGGCCACTGTATCTAATAGTGTGCACTGTTTTCTCAAATAAAATGGGAACATTTTCAGCCAATGCTTGAACCAACCTTCCGTTGCCCCCAGCCAAGAAGCAATGATCCCCTCCCATATCATATGGATCATCTTGGTCCCAGAATGCAAGCGAAAGCTTTGACAGCAATCCTGCATTCGCATATTCTAAATTAGCAAGATGCCAATTGAACAAGTTCATCTCTTCACTATTAATTGCATCCCCATGAGCCTGCCAAAACGTTTCCAGTGCAGCACCAAGAGAAACATCAACAGAGACCTCTCCCATTGACTGCCTGAGCATACTTGCCTTATCCAAAAGATGGTTAAATGCAGTTTCCACCTTCAAGTCCATATCAGGATCCACAGACTTACCACCCAGACTATAAAGTGGACACTTATCTCTAACCTTATGAAGAGAATAGCCTAATTGTCTAGCCATAATCCCAAGTGGGTTTCCTAAAGTACCCGTCAAAACACTCCCACCTAAATCTGCAGCTGCACATACCCGGTTTCCACCCTCCATCTTCTTCGTATACACCCGCCCACCCGCTCGCTTCCTGCCCTCCAGAACAGTCACTTTAAACCCAAAACGCATCAGTTGCCTAGCAGCAGCAAGACCTGCCAGTCCCGCCCCAACCACAATTACACTAGGCTTAGATGGTTCGGCAggaattttttctttaattgcAGGAGCAACCCCAAAATTAATATACCCATGTGAAACCAAAAAATTATAAGCAGTGTCTAGTAAAGTATGACAATGAGTAGGTATAGAATCAATAAACATTTCCTTAGTCACCCAATTCGACACATTTTCACGCCACTTCGCAATGATGTGATTCCGAATGATAATGTAGTTCACCTGTTCAATACCTCCAATAACAGAGACCACCCGAGCATCAATTTCATCCTCCGTTAAGTGATCAGCAGGAAATCCAGCCGTCAGCGCAAGCAAGGCTTCGGCAGTGGATTCTTTATTGATCACGATAATCTCATCAGCAACATCTGGGACATTGGAGCTAGAACTTCCAACGTTATTTCTAGATACCGGTACTGaagctgaagaagaagaagaagagacgATGCCATTGTTGCCACTGAAACTTCCATTGGGAAATGGGGGGAAATTAAACGACGTGACACTTCGCTGTGGTCTGCCTCTTCTCCGTTTCTTGGGAACTGTGAATGGAAAAAACTGGCTGGAACCATTAGTAGAGTCTTGATCTGGAGTGATACTCGTGTTGATCGTTGTATCGGAATTAGGGTTAATGTTGAGGCTGAAATTCTCTTCCGGTAAAAAGAGAGTGAACGGAATCGGCGGGAACGAGGCAAATAATTCGGAGCTTTGGTCCGATGGATCCATG
This genomic window contains:
- the LOC103496451 gene encoding protein FLOWERING LOCUS D isoform X1, with translation MDPSDQSSELFASFPPIPFTLFLPEENFSLNINPNSDTTINTSITPDQDSTNGSSQFFPFTVPKKRRRGRPQRSVTSFNFPPFPNGSFSGNNGIVSSSSSSASVPVSRNNVGSSSSNVPDVADEIIVINKESTAEALLALTAGFPADHLTEDEIDARVVSVIGGIEQVNYIIIRNHIIAKWRENVSNWVTKEMFIDSIPTHCHTLLDTAYNFLVSHGYINFGVAPAIKEKIPAEPSKPSVIVVGAGLAGLAAARQLMRFGFKVTVLEGRKRAGGRVYTKKMEGGNRVCAAADLGGSVLTGTLGNPLGIMARQLGYSLHKVRDKCPLYSLGGKSVDPDMDLKVETAFNHLLDKASMLRQSMGEVSVDVSLGAALETFWQAHGDAINSEEMNLFNWHLANLEYANAGLLSKLSLAFWDQDDPYDMGGDHCFLAGGNGRLVQALAENVPILFEKTVHTIRYSGHGVQVIAGNQVFEGDMALCTVPLGVLKSGSIKFIPELPQRKLDGIKRLGFGLLNKVAMLFPRVFWEMDLDTFGHLSDDPSRRGEFFLFYNYATVAGGPLLIALVAGEAAHKFESMPPTDAVTRVIEILKGIYEPQGIEVPEPIQTVCTRWASDPFSLGSYSNVAVGASGDDYDILAENVGDGRLFFAGEATTRRYPATMHGAFLSGLREAANMANYANARALKLKIDRGPSKNAHSCACLLADLFREPDLEFGSFSVIFGRKNADPKSTVILRVTFNDPQKKNHEGPNSDQRHTNKLLFQQLQSHFSQQQQLHVYTLLSRQQALELREVRGGDEMRLNYLCEKLGVRLVGRKGLGPNADSVIASIKAERGNKKPSSTYLALKSGTSKMKTSSTRNAVRRAKIVRNSTRVAAAAPVSNTPNDIKQMDQDSSATLQIHVMIQPSSDGIYDTSHRSNQHDIFKH
- the LOC103496451 gene encoding protein FLOWERING LOCUS D isoform X2; the encoded protein is MDPSDQSSELFASFPPIPFTLFLPEENFSLNINPNSDTTINTSITPDQDSTNGSSQFFPFTVPKKRRRGRPQRSVTSFNFPPFPNGSFSGNNGIVSSSSSSASVPVSRNNVGSSSSNVPDVADEIIVINKESTAEALLALTAGFPADHLTEDEIDARVVSVIGGIEQVNYIIIRNHIIAKWRENVSNWVTKEMFIDSIPTHCHTLLDTAYNFLVSHGYINFGVAPAIKEKIPAEPSKPSVIVVGAGLAGLAAARQLMRFGFKVTVLEGRKRAGGRVYTKKMEGGNRVCAAADLGGSVLTGTLGNPLGIMARQLGYSLHKVRDKCPLYSLGGKSVDPDMDLKVETAFNHLLDKASMLRQSMGEVSVDVSLGAALETFWQAHGDAINSEEMNLFNWHLANLEYANAGLLSKLSLAFWDQDDPYDMGGDHCFLAGGNGRLVQALAENVPILFEKTVHTIRYSGHGVQVIAGNQVFEGDMALCTVPLGVLKSGSIKFIPELPQRKLDGIKRLGFGLLNKVAMLFPRVFWEMDLDTFGHLSDDPSRRGEFFLFYNYATVAGGPLLIALVAGEAAHKFESMPPTDAVTRVIEILKGIYEPQGIEVPEPIQTVCTRWASDPFSLGSYSNVAVGASGDDYDILAENVGDGRLFFAGEATTRRYPATMHGAFLSGLREAANMANYANARALKLKIDRGPSKNAHSCACLLADLFREPDLEFGSFSVIFGRKNADPKSTVILRVTFNDPQKKNHEGPNSDQRHTNKLLFQQLQSHFSQQQQLHVYTLLSRQQALELREVRGGDEMRLNYLCEKLGVRLVGRKGLGPNADSVIASIKAERGNKKPSSTYLALKSGTSKMKTSSTRNAVRRAKIVRNSTRVAAAAPVSNTPNDIKQMDQDSSATLQIKPT